In Nocardia sp. NBC_00403, the DNA window TTCGAGCAATTCGACCATGGCCGTGTAAAAGGCCGCGAGCCGCTCGTCCGGCGGCGCGCCCGGCCCGAGCGGCGCAGCGCCGCGCAGCAACTTCTCCTGCAGCGCGCGCTCGTGCTCGTCCAATAGCGCGACGGCGATCGAATTCTTGTCCGGATACCGGCGATAGAGCGTGCCGCGGCCGACGCCTGCCGCCTTGGCGATGTCATCCATCGTCACGGTGCGCGGATCGCGGGTGGCGAACAGTTCGGCGGCGGCGGCGAGGACCTTGGCGCGATTGCGTGCCGCGTCGGTGCGCTCGGTAGGCGCAGGCGCGATCGCTTCCGGCGGTGTCGCACTCGACGAAATGCCGGTGAGCAGGTCGGATCGGGGGTCCATGTCTCCGACTGTAGTCGATTCGAAGATAAGTGGACAAGATGTCCACTTAGCGCTAACCTCATTCTCGACACGAAGCGGACATGATGTCCAGTTAGTTGGAGGCCTGACAATGAGCACACTGCTGCACCTCGACGCGAGCGCCCGCCGTCACTCGATCAGTCGCGAGGTGAGCGCCGCGTTCGCCGATGCCTGGCGCGCCGAGAACCCCGAAGGCGGTTATCGGTACCGGGATCTGGCGGCTGATCCGGTGCCGTTCATCGGCGAGGCATGGACCGAGTTGTGCGATGCGGTGCTCGCCCTCGGCAGCACCGACCTGGATCGGCTCCCGGAACTGGTCCGCACCCCGGCCCAGGCCGAAGCTTGGGCGATCGTCGCCCCGCTGCTGGCAGAGCTACTGGCCGCCGATGTGATCCTGATCGGCACCCCGATGTACAACTACTCGATCCCCGCCTCGCTCAAGGCGTGGCTCGATCAGGTGACCTTTCCGCGAATGTCATTGGGACACCGGCGTTTCGTCGTAGCCACCGCCCGCGGCGGCGCCTACTCGCCGGGCGCTCCCAAGGCCGCGTTCGACTACCAGGAGCGCTATCTGCGCGACTTTTTCGCAGGCCACTTTGCGGTGCACGACACCGTCTTCGTCAACGCCGAACTGGCCAACTCCCGTCAGGACCCACTTCTGGCGACAAAGCGCGGCGAGCACGACGCGTCCTACGCCGCCGCCATCGACACCGCCCGCAACCTCGCGAAGCAGTACTGATGAACTGGATCGTCCTCGGCGTGGCCGGCGTGGTGGAGATCATCTGGTCGCAGAGCATCAAACCCACCGAGAACTTCACCCGCCTCATCCCCACCGTCATCTGCTTCATCCTGGGAGCCGTAGCGGTCTACCTACTGTCCCGAGCCATGCAGACCCTCCCCGTCGGCACCGCCTACGCGATCTTCACCGGCATCGGCGCCGTCGGCGCGATCGGCCTCGGCATCATCGTCAACAAGGACCCGCTCAGCGCAGGCAGAATCCTCTCCCTATCCCTGATCCTCGGCGGCATCGTCCTCGCCCGCGTCACCAACCCGGACTGACAAGCTGAAGGGCCCGGCTCATGTTCTTCGCGCAACGTGACAACTGCAGGGTGGGAATCGAGCTGCAGCCCCACGCCGCCGCACGCAGATGGTGATCTTGCCGGGAGTGAATGGGATTTTCGGCGACTACTACCGGAACCCCGGCCCGGCCGCCCAAAGGGACGCGACGACGAGACGAAGCAGGCGCTGACTCGAGGCGGCGGACCTCTGCCTGTTTCACCACCCTGCTCGACACCATCGCTCAGCGCCGCAGCGCCGGCAAAGACACGGTGCGGGATTGCAGCGAAGCTGGTGGTGCCTCCGTGCGGAAACGCCGTTGACGGGACTCTTTTGCGGGTGACGGCGGGACTCATATTCCTCCGGCGCCCGGCGTACGATAGCGGTGGCTGATCCGGGGTCGGTGGCCCCGCCGGTCGGCGACCGAGGTGGATGCGAGGAAGTGGCTCACAAGGGAGCTGAGTATGCGCATCGTAGTGGATCTGAACAAGTGTCTGGGATACGCGCAGTGTGTCCCGCTGGCGCCGGATGTGCTGAAGCTGCTCGGTGACGAGGCGCTCGCCTACGATCCCAACCCTGATGAATCCCAACGCCAGCGGGTGCTGAGGGCGGCGGCGGCATGTCCGGTTCAGGCAATCATCGTGGAGACCTACACTCCCGCTGAGGGTGACCCGATGTGAGCGCGGCATCGCTGGTCGCCGAGCTGGTGGCAGCGTTTCGCGCGGAAGGCCGCATCGTGATCGTGGGCGCCTCGCTGGCCGGGTTGCGCGCCGCGGAAGCGTTGCGAGAGCGCGGTTTCCGCGGCAAGCTCACGGTGATCGGCGACGAGCCGCACGAGCCCTACGATCGTCCGCCGCTGTCGAAGCAGGTGCTCGAGGGATGGGTACACCCCGACCACACCAGGCTCCCGCGACGGCGGGCCGTCAACGCCGACTGGCGGCTGGGGGTGGCCGCCACCGGCCTGGATCGGGTCAACCGCCAGGTGCTGCTGGCCAACGGGGACAAGGTCGACTACGACCGGCTGCTGATCGCCACCGGGGTGCGGGCACGGCCGTGGATCAATCCTCGAGAAGCCGCGCTCGAGGGTGTTTTCACAGTTCGCACCTGCGATGACGCCACACGCCTGCAGGCCGCGCTGCACGCCGGCCCTCGGCGGGTCCTCATCATCGGGTCGGGATTCATCGGATCGGAGATGGCCTCGGTGTGTTGCAAGCTGGGCCTGCCGGTGACAGTCACCGAACGCGCCGACGGGCCGCTGGTCGGCGCGCTGGGCGGGGTGATCGGTGATATCGCCGCCAGGATGCAGCGCGATGCGGGGGTCGACCTGCGCACCGGGGTCGCGGTCGAGGCGCTGGAGGCAGATGACGGCGGCCACGTGCGGCAGGCTCGGCTTTCCGATGGAGCCACCCTCGATGTCGACGTCGTGGTCGCGTCACTGGGCTCGATCCGCAACGTCGAGTGGCTCGAGGGCGCCGGGCTGGCCAGCGGCTTCTGGGGGGTGGGTTGCGACGCCGGCTGCCGCGCGTTCGACATCAACGGCGTAGTGACCGACAACATCTTCGTCGCCGGCGACATCGCGCGCGCCCCGCACGTGCTCTACGAGTACCAGTTCATCTCCATGGAGCACTGGGACAACGCGGTGTCCGGAGCTCAGGTAGCTGCCAACAACATGATCAACCTGGAGACCGAGCGGTGCCCGCACCTTCCGCTGCCGATGTTCTGGTCGGCCCAGTTCGGCGTCAACATCAAGGGTGTGGGGGTGTGCTCGTTCGGCGACGAGATCGTGTTCACCCAAGGTTCGCCTTGCGAGCGCCGCTTCGCCGCCGCGTACGGCCGTCAGGGGCGCATCGTCGGCGCCGTCACGTTCGACCACGGCAAGTGGCTGGACTACTACAGCGCTCTCATCGAGCGGTCGGCGCCGTTCCCGCCGCCACCACCGGGCTACGACCAGCCTGCGGGCGCGACACCGATCCCGGCGCGCTTCCCGGATCCGCGCGTGCCCACCGAGATTCCCACCGTCGTGCTCACCGGCCACGACCCGACCACGCGGGGTGCCGAGTTTCGTCGGCGGAGCTGACATCGCACGCCACTGCCCACCGAATCAAGGAGGGATTATGACCGTAGAGACTGCCTGGGCGGAGGCGATGACCTACGACAACCGCGCCGATCCGTACCCGTTCTTCGCCGAGCTTCGCAAAACTCCCGTCGTGCAGGTGGCCGACAACCTCTATGTCGTCACCGGCTACCGCGAACTGCTGGCGCTCGCGCACGACCCACGGATCAGTTCCGACGTCCGCCGCAGCCCGCTGGCAGCCCACCTAGCGGGCGACGCCGAACCGCCCGCGGGCGTCGAAGACTTGCAGGCGCACGGCGGCCGTCAACCGAGCATCATCGTGTCCGATCCGCCGAATCACGACCGGGCCCGCCGGCAGGTGATGCGCCACTTCGGGCCGCCACACTCGCCCGACCTGATCCCGAGCATGGAGCCCGGCATCGTCGGGCTGTGCAACAAGCTGCTCGACGACATCAAAGCCCGAGAATCAACCAGGTTCGACGTGGTCGACGACTACGCCTATCCCGTACCGGTGACAATGATCTGCAAAATCCTCGGGGTCCCCCGCGCCGACGAACCAACCTTTCACGTCTGGATCCGTGACCTGTTGACGGGTCTGGATCTGGGCCCGGATGCCGCCACCGACGAAGGACGGGCCCGCGCAGCAAAAGGCCGAGCCGCCGGTGCGGCACTGCGGCACTACCTCGCCGAGCTGATCGAGCAATACCGTCACCAGCCCGGAGATGGACTGCTGTCGGACCTGGTCAACGACACCGAAGGGCCGGACGGTCCGATGTCACCGCAGGAGGCGGTATCCAACGCGCAGTTGTTGCTCGTCGCCGGCCACGACTCCACGGTCAACACCATCTCCAACTGTGTGATGACCCTGCTACGCAACCCCGGCTCGTTCGAGCTGCTGCGGCAGCGCCCGGAACTAATTCCACGCGCCATCGAAGAAGTCCAGCGACTGCAGTCGGCCGTGCAGTTCTTCCCCAGCCGCAGCGCCACCGACGACATCGAGATCGCCGACACCGTCATCCCGAAGGGCGCGGCGGTGCACCTGATGTACAGCGCCGCCAACCGCGACCCCACCCGCTTCGCCAACCCCGACCAGTACGACCCCGAACGCCCCGACAACGAGCACGTCGGCTGGGGCAGCGGTATCCACACCTGCATCGGCGGCCCGCTAGCGCGGCTCGAAGTCAACCTCACACTGGAAACATTCCTGCGCCGCGTGCAGAGCCCCCGCCTGGTAGACGACCCACCGCCATATCGCCGAAGCCATATCTTCCGCGGACCCCTACACCTCATGATCGACGTCGACCACATCACCGACTGAAGAACACATGGGACTGCCTCGGCTTCGGTTGACTCCAGGTTTACGCATCCGGTGTCTATGTCATCCTTGAAACAGGCTGGGGAGAGCGTATTTCAGTCCCATGGTGCGGGCTGAAGTGACGAGGCAACCTGTCCTCGTGGCCGCAGGTCACACGGTACTGTCGGCCCCATGACCGGCGGTGACGCGTTTAGAGAGCGCACTGGTAACTCACCGGGCAGGGGCCAACTCGGCAACTCGCCTTACCGCCGGCCGCCAACGCCATCCTCGCAGCACCTGAGCCTGGCCTGAAGACGCGGAGAGGCAGGACCGGTAGGTTCGGTGTGTTTCACGTAACAACATCGAAAGGACCGTGATGCCCACACGTACCGCGCGCACTGCTTGGACCGGCTCTCTGCAGGAGGGTTCGGGACAGGTCGAGCTGGCCAGCTCCGGCGTTGGCAAGTACGACGTGTCGTTTCCCAAGCGTGCCGCCGACGATGCCGACGGCACCACCAGCCCGGAGGAACTGATCGCGGCGGCACACTCCTCATGTTTCGCGATGGCCCTCTCGGCGCAGATCGCCAATGCGGGCGGCACCCCGGAGAGCCTGGATGTCACCGCCGACGTCACCCTCGGCCCTGACCTGGACGGCGGATTCCGCATCAGCGGCATCAAGCTGACCGTCCGCGGCAGGGTCACCGGCCTCGACGCCGACGGTTTCGCCGCTGCGGCCGCCGCCGCAAAGGCGGGCTGCCCGGTCAGCAAGGCGCTGACAGGCGTCGACAACATCACGCTGGACGCCGCGCTCGCGTAAGCAGGGTGATTTCCCGGTTCCTCGCACCTGCTCCGACAGCGGTCCGAGGTGCGAGGAACCGAGTGCTTTATCAGGACGACCAGGCGGTACGAAAGTAGCGGCGGGCCGTGGGGTGGTACATCGCGGGGATCGCGATCAGGACGGCGAGAATGTGTCCGGTCCGGAAGATCCCGGTGATCACCGCCGACGGGCTGAGATTGTCGAAGAGATCGCCGATTTCTTGGGCGGACAACGTCGCGGCCGCGGGCTCGATGATCAGCGAGGCGAGTCCGACTATCCCGATGCCGATGGTCAGAACGATGCGGGCCCAACGGGCGCCGTGCGCCATCCGGATGGCGACGCCGAGAACCACCAGGTAGATGACGCCCCGCACCGCTAGGCCGGTGGTGAGAGAACCCACATCGGCGCTGGGGCTGTCGAGATGCACCGCGACATAGGTCAGGGCCTCGCCGACGCCGCAGAGCAGTGCGGCGACGAGGCCGGTGAATGCCACCGAAACAGCGCGCGGTGGGCGCACAGAATGTTCGGCGCGCAAAGGTGCTGGCCAAATGGAAAAGGCAGTGCCGGTCATGAGACCAACACTGCCTTCGACCTTCCGAAGCGCGGATCAGCCCGCGGTAGCGACCTGCTCTCGTACCGGAGTGCTAGGGCGCGTGGCGAATTCGGTGAGTGCCGCGAAGCCCAAGCCGAGGAACGCCCACAACGTGGCCGATTCGGCCAGCGAGGCCGCCCGGAACTGCCACAGCAGGGTCGCGGGGAAGTCGGCCTTTACCTCGTTCACGCCGGGCAGCAGGATATAGCCGACCGCCGCGATCAGCACGAAGGCCCCGACACCGGCGATCAGCCGGAACGTCTCGAGCTGTGTCGCAAGGGCTTTGTAGACGAACACGCCGATGCCGACGGCCGCGAGGCCGAGCAGCACCGCCGCCACCCACAGCCAGGTGCGGTCGTTGATCGTTTCCGGATCACCCACCGCGGGCGGGTTCGCGGGGTACTTGAAGAACGGCACGGCCACGATCGCCGCCCAGCCGCCGACGGCCAGGCCGATCGCGAGCTTGGGGCCCGACAGTGTGGTGTACCGACGCGCGAAATGCGCCGCCGCGGCGAAGATGGCGCCGAACGCCATTCCCGCGAGGCCGAGCGCGAGGAATTGACCAGCCTTCTGTCCGCTCCGGCTGACCAGCGGTTCTTCCTCGTCGCCGTGTGAATGCCCTGCGGTCGACTCGGCATGCGCCGCTTCCGCAGCGGAATTGGCCTCTTCGATGGCAATGGCAGCGTCCACCTTGGGCTCGCCGACGAAGTAGCCCACCGTACCGGCCAGCAGGCCGGCGATGAGGCCGGCCAGCAGGCCACGTAACAGCAGGGTTTTGAGCGAACCGAGCAGTGGGACGGCAGCCGGCAGAGTCGGCGAAGTAGGAGAATTCAGTGACATGGAACACCGAGCAGGTGACGTCCGTCGTGCATCAGCTCATGCATGAACATCCCGCTACGCGAGATGGCCCCCTGGTCGAATCCGACCAGGTACAGCGTGAGGAGTGCGAGAAGAACGACGCCCACAGCGATGAGCAGTGTGGCGAGTGAATCGGTTGCCCGGCTCGGTGAATGCGCGATGGCCATTCGAATCCTCCTAGGGATGCGCGTCCCGTCGAGTGGTCGGTGCGATGGTGCCGGCGTCTGGCTTTCCGGCACCAGGACTCGAAAACGACCCGTCGATGCATGGAACACAGTGGCGCGACCGCTCCGGATTTGCACCGGAATTACCGCGTCACCATCGCGTTTATCTCCTCGAACTGTGACACCTGCGAGTGCCCGACGTCAATACGGCCGCCGGGTTACCGACGCCACGGTGGGCGAGTCAACCGGCCGGGTGCGCCGGTCTCGCCTCAGGAAGCGGGTTTCGCGGCGACGTCGAGCACGACCTCGAATTCCAGCAGCGACGCACCCGTGGAAACCGGCTTCTGCCGCTCGCCCGCATGCGCCTCACGCGCAGGCCCATCCCGCCACGCCGCGAAGGATTCCTCCGAATCCCACTGGGTGACAACGAAGTACCGGTTCTCGCCGGCGACGGGGCGCAACAATTGGAAGCCGAGGAATCCCGGCGAGCCCTCGACCGCATGCGCGCGGTGAGCGAACCGCTTTTCCAACTCGGGGCCCGCGCCCTCAGGGACCTCGATTGCATTGATCTTCACAACTGGCATTGGTTGATTTTGCAGCGCCTGCGGCGCTGCGTGTTCGCGGGGCTGTGTTTTTTGGCAGCGCCTTCGGCGCTGCGTGTTCGCGGCCCCCTTGGTCTCGCTTCCGAGCCGTCGAGACTCGCGACTTCGTCGCATGCGCTTCGACGGCTCGGAAGCGAGACGGGCCGCGAACTTTAGTGCTCGGTCTCGCTTCGCTCGGAAGGCGTCATTGTGCCGGGTGGGTGCGTTGGTAGTTGAGCTTGCGACTTTGGTTTAGACGCTTAGGGGGCTGTCGGCGCTCAGGGGGCTATAGGTGGGATGCGCCCCGAACTCTGTGCTCGGGTCTCGCTTCGCTTGGAAGGTGTCATCGTGCCGGGTGGGTGCGTTGGTAGTTGAGCTTGCGACTTTGGTTTAGGCGCTTAGGGGGCTGTCGGCGCTCAGGGGGCTATAGGTGGGATGCGCCCCGAACTCTGTGCTCGGGTCTCGCTTCGCTTGGAAGGTGTCATCGTGCCGGGTGGGTGCGTTGGTAGTTGAGCTTGCGACTTTGGTTTAGGCGCTTAGGGGGCTGTCGGCGCTCAGGGGGCTATAGGTGGGATGCGCCCCGAACTCTGTGCTCGGGTCTCGCTTCGCTTGGAAGGTGTCATCGTGCCGGGTGGGTGCGTTGGTAGTTGAGCTTGCGACTTTGGTTTAGGCGCTTAGGGGGCTGTCGGCGCTCAGGGGGCTATAGGTGGGATGCGCCCCGAACTCTGTGCTCGGGTCTCGCTTCGCTTGGAAGGTGTCATCGTGCCGGGTGGGGGCGTCGGTAGCTGAGCTTGCGACTTCGATGGATGGGTCTCGGGCCGCTGTAGAGGTGGGATGCGCTGCGAACTCTGATGCTCGGTGTCGCTTCGCTCGGAAGTGTGCCGAGTGGGGCGTCGGTAGCTGAGCTTGCGACTTTGGTGGACACGCCTTGGCTGTTGTGGTGGGGGCCTCGGGCCGCGAACGCTGGTGCTGGGTGTTGTTGCGTTCGGAAGGCATCGTCGTGGTCGTGGGAGTGCGGTTTGATGGGGAGGTCGCGACTTGTTGCATGCGCCTGCTGCGCGCTAGTGGTCGCAAATGGTGCTCGTAGGGTGGGTCGTGGTCGCGTGATCGGCGAACGTATTGTCGCTTTCAATGTTGCATGACGAAGGTGGGGCAGGGGTTCCGATCCTGCTGTTGCACGGGTTGATGGGCAGTGCTCGCACCTGGGGTGGTCAGCTGGAGTGGCTGCGGGGGTTCGGGCATGTCTATACGTTCGATGCTGCTGGGCACGGTCGACCGGCGCCCGCTGAACTCACCACCGAGGCGTTTATCGAAGACTTGGCGGCGGCGACCGCGCAGATCTCCGAGCCCATGGTTGTGATCGGGCATTCGATGGGCGGGTTGCACGGGTGGGTCTTTGCTGCGGCCTATCCCGATCGGGTGCGTGCGCTGGTTGTCGAGGACATCGCACCGGATTTCACCGGACGGACGGCTCAGGATTGGGCGGCGATGATCGAGGCGTGGCCGCCGTTTC includes these proteins:
- a CDS encoding TetR/AcrR family transcriptional regulator, with translation MDPRSDLLTGISSSATPPEAIAPAPTERTDAARNRAKVLAAAAELFATRDPRTVTMDDIAKAAGVGRGTLYRRYPDKNSIAVALLDEHERALQEKLLRGAAPLGPGAPPDERLAAFYTAMVELLEAHAHLVLGAESGGARFRTGAYGFWYLHVRSLLVAGGVADPDALVDPLLAPLAAEVFQHQRERGSSAAHIAEALSRLAHFVIGSATS
- a CDS encoding FMN-dependent NADH-azoreductase — its product is MSTLLHLDASARRHSISREVSAAFADAWRAENPEGGYRYRDLAADPVPFIGEAWTELCDAVLALGSTDLDRLPELVRTPAQAEAWAIVAPLLAELLAADVILIGTPMYNYSIPASLKAWLDQVTFPRMSLGHRRFVVATARGGAYSPGAPKAAFDYQERYLRDFFAGHFAVHDTVFVNAELANSRQDPLLATKRGEHDASYAAAIDTARNLAKQY
- a CDS encoding DMT family transporter codes for the protein MNWIVLGVAGVVEIIWSQSIKPTENFTRLIPTVICFILGAVAVYLLSRAMQTLPVGTAYAIFTGIGAVGAIGLGIIVNKDPLSAGRILSLSLILGGIVLARVTNPD
- a CDS encoding ferredoxin, with protein sequence MRIVVDLNKCLGYAQCVPLAPDVLKLLGDEALAYDPNPDESQRQRVLRAAAACPVQAIIVETYTPAEGDPM
- a CDS encoding NAD(P)/FAD-dependent oxidoreductase codes for the protein MSAASLVAELVAAFRAEGRIVIVGASLAGLRAAEALRERGFRGKLTVIGDEPHEPYDRPPLSKQVLEGWVHPDHTRLPRRRAVNADWRLGVAATGLDRVNRQVLLANGDKVDYDRLLIATGVRARPWINPREAALEGVFTVRTCDDATRLQAALHAGPRRVLIIGSGFIGSEMASVCCKLGLPVTVTERADGPLVGALGGVIGDIAARMQRDAGVDLRTGVAVEALEADDGGHVRQARLSDGATLDVDVVVASLGSIRNVEWLEGAGLASGFWGVGCDAGCRAFDINGVVTDNIFVAGDIARAPHVLYEYQFISMEHWDNAVSGAQVAANNMINLETERCPHLPLPMFWSAQFGVNIKGVGVCSFGDEIVFTQGSPCERRFAAAYGRQGRIVGAVTFDHGKWLDYYSALIERSAPFPPPPPGYDQPAGATPIPARFPDPRVPTEIPTVVLTGHDPTTRGAEFRRRS
- a CDS encoding cytochrome P450, which produces MTVETAWAEAMTYDNRADPYPFFAELRKTPVVQVADNLYVVTGYRELLALAHDPRISSDVRRSPLAAHLAGDAEPPAGVEDLQAHGGRQPSIIVSDPPNHDRARRQVMRHFGPPHSPDLIPSMEPGIVGLCNKLLDDIKARESTRFDVVDDYAYPVPVTMICKILGVPRADEPTFHVWIRDLLTGLDLGPDAATDEGRARAAKGRAAGAALRHYLAELIEQYRHQPGDGLLSDLVNDTEGPDGPMSPQEAVSNAQLLLVAGHDSTVNTISNCVMTLLRNPGSFELLRQRPELIPRAIEEVQRLQSAVQFFPSRSATDDIEIADTVIPKGAAVHLMYSAANRDPTRFANPDQYDPERPDNEHVGWGSGIHTCIGGPLARLEVNLTLETFLRRVQSPRLVDDPPPYRRSHIFRGPLHLMIDVDHITD
- a CDS encoding OsmC family peroxiredoxin; this encodes MPTRTARTAWTGSLQEGSGQVELASSGVGKYDVSFPKRAADDADGTTSPEELIAAAHSSCFAMALSAQIANAGGTPESLDVTADVTLGPDLDGGFRISGIKLTVRGRVTGLDADGFAAAAAAAKAGCPVSKALTGVDNITLDAALA
- a CDS encoding CbtA family protein, which gives rise to MSLNSPTSPTLPAAVPLLGSLKTLLLRGLLAGLIAGLLAGTVGYFVGEPKVDAAIAIEEANSAAEAAHAESTAGHSHGDEEEPLVSRSGQKAGQFLALGLAGMAFGAIFAAAAHFARRYTTLSGPKLAIGLAVGGWAAIVAVPFFKYPANPPAVGDPETINDRTWLWVAAVLLGLAAVGIGVFVYKALATQLETFRLIAGVGAFVLIAAVGYILLPGVNEVKADFPATLLWQFRAASLAESATLWAFLGLGFAALTEFATRPSTPVREQVATAG
- a CDS encoding CbtB domain-containing protein; this translates as MAIAHSPSRATDSLATLLIAVGVVLLALLTLYLVGFDQGAISRSGMFMHELMHDGRHLLGVPCH
- the mhuD gene encoding mycobilin-forming heme oxygenase MhuD, giving the protein MPVVKINAIEVPEGAGPELEKRFAHRAHAVEGSPGFLGFQLLRPVAGENRYFVVTQWDSEESFAAWRDGPAREAHAGERQKPVSTGASLLEFEVVLDVAAKPAS
- a CDS encoding alpha/beta fold hydrolase, translated to MLHDEGGAGVPILLLHGLMGSARTWGGQLEWLRGFGHVYTFDAAGHGRPAPAELTTEAFIEDLAAATAQISEPMVVIGHSMGGLHGWVFAAAYPDRVRALVVEDIAPDFTGRTAQDWAAMIEAWPPFPDEDAVLDFFGPVAGRYFLNSFERGADGYRLHGSVETFRDISEEWGTRDFWAQWKAITVPALLIEGEFTITPAGQMRQMAVVHPDAVYVKIPNSGHLVHDDQPERYRAEVEVFLRRVLGE